Proteins from a genomic interval of Treponema brennaborense DSM 12168:
- a CDS encoding SH3 domain-containing protein, with the protein MGKRIFCIVNICIVLTVLCVTGCSKQLGYGVLLWSVPEKNLSDGDIVPVYIKSNISQVYVIGIPGTKEKLEVPLWQITEPASKGKTAKRAARYEEYRHQYARVVLDGLPIRYEPVNTSRQIYRLRKNEVIKVLYKGQGAAVMSGANSMAGDWLRVLTSDGTQGWCFSYNLRLFDIRMSDVPEQNVAAAEKLEDSVLDGVVSQIWYPDSYASMIKSNKIDLTRMKASYRFDPGLSGQVELRVPDLMLVYPYTGVEKTGSNTYQFKDTPISITVRSETYIVVHYTNEKGMPTAYNFVTISEPIEEILSGEQERRQHAYDQLEAFGPRFSSSNYGTLELTGANAFTWSGYKLLQPAVIPKSALGRGTVEFDCFLSNALSLSYDGVLSFKFDNVSEPVRFLYKIEEDGLRLEDAATALIRSNTVMERSSNPVVMFFAK; encoded by the coding sequence ATGGGTAAACGGATTTTTTGTATCGTAAACATATGTATTGTCCTGACGGTTTTATGCGTAACGGGTTGTTCCAAACAGCTCGGGTACGGCGTGCTGCTGTGGTCTGTTCCGGAAAAGAATTTGAGCGACGGCGACATCGTGCCGGTGTATATTAAATCGAATATTTCACAGGTATATGTTATCGGCATTCCCGGTACGAAGGAAAAACTGGAAGTGCCGCTGTGGCAGATAACGGAGCCTGCCTCGAAAGGCAAAACGGCGAAACGTGCGGCGCGGTACGAAGAATACCGCCATCAGTATGCGCGCGTCGTACTCGACGGGCTTCCCATCCGGTACGAACCGGTCAACACGTCGCGGCAGATATACCGTCTGCGAAAAAACGAAGTTATCAAAGTATTGTATAAGGGGCAGGGCGCCGCCGTCATGTCCGGGGCGAATTCAATGGCCGGCGATTGGCTTCGCGTACTCACTTCGGACGGAACGCAGGGATGGTGTTTTTCCTACAATCTGCGGTTGTTCGACATCCGCATGTCCGACGTACCGGAGCAGAACGTCGCTGCGGCTGAAAAGCTTGAAGATTCGGTGCTCGACGGAGTCGTGTCGCAGATTTGGTATCCTGATTCGTACGCTTCGATGATAAAATCGAATAAAATCGATTTAACCCGCATGAAGGCGTCGTACCGCTTCGATCCGGGACTCTCCGGACAAGTTGAACTGCGCGTACCCGATTTGATGCTGGTGTACCCGTATACCGGCGTTGAAAAAACCGGATCCAACACGTATCAGTTCAAGGATACGCCGATTTCGATTACGGTGCGCAGCGAAACGTACATCGTCGTGCATTATACGAACGAAAAAGGTATGCCGACGGCGTACAATTTCGTAACGATCAGCGAACCGATCGAAGAAATCCTTTCCGGTGAACAGGAGCGGCGGCAGCACGCTTACGACCAGCTGGAAGCGTTCGGACCGCGTTTTTCGAGTTCAAACTACGGTACGCTGGAGCTGACCGGGGCCAATGCGTTTACCTGGAGCGGTTATAAGCTGCTGCAGCCGGCGGTGATTCCCAAGTCGGCGCTCGGAAGGGGAACGGTCGAGTTCGACTGTTTCCTGTCAAACGCGCTGTCTCTTTCGTACGACGGAGTGCTTTCTTTTAAATTCGACAACGTTTCCGAACCGGTGCGTTTCCTGTATAAAATAGAAGAAGACGGTTTGCGGCTTGAAGATGCGGCGACGGCGCTGATCCGGAGCAACACCGTGATGGAGCGCAGTTCAAATCCCGTCGTCATGTTTTTTGCAAAATAG
- a CDS encoding ABC-F family ATP-binding cassette domain-containing protein: protein MAFVQFSKVSLAFGDRDILKKVSVNLAAGSKAALTGANGSGKSTLMKIMAGLILPDSGERIAQKDARVAYLPQSGIVHSGCSLREEADRAFEYGYALQRELEAVGDALQANPANPAPLLERHHEISTKLEESGWYRREAFAEQVLLGLGFSASDLDRQVEEFSGGWQMRVALAKALMQGPDILLLDEPTNYLDLEARNWLEQFLLNFKGGFLLVSHDRYFLDVTITEVYELFNGDLHRYPGNYTHYEQVRQVELESLIANYNQQQEEIRKLEDFIRRFGAKATKAAQAQERQKMLDKVLAQKIEIPESLKKIRFSFPPAPHSGRLVLTLEQIGKSYDGVRRVIENLDLVVENGERLVVAGRNGSGKSTLLRILAAQDASFAGTVKTGAGVAVGYFSQDSAETITGAQSVLDYIEQDAPLELIPKLRDMLGAFLFRGDDVFKSLNVLSGGEKSRLALLRLLLRPVNLLILDEPTNHLDLHSKDVLLGALKDFGGTVVFVSHDRGFIESLATRVLELTPPVNGAPPRYRVFPGSYAYYLDRLAAEAAGAVPGAGGCGAGSAGVSVRGSALTGSAAASSSGSTSIAGASIGDAASRSNESSGAQRYEEQKRLKNERRRLEREEERLMEEIAAAEEDKAALEARLAEPAVYSDAAECRAVQQLIENAGHRIEELSAAWEAVSAQLA from the coding sequence ATGGCTTTCGTTCAATTTTCAAAAGTATCGCTCGCGTTCGGCGACCGCGATATTCTTAAAAAAGTTTCGGTAAATCTTGCGGCGGGGAGTAAAGCCGCGCTGACCGGTGCGAACGGGTCGGGCAAGTCGACGCTGATGAAAATAATGGCCGGCCTCATTTTGCCCGACAGCGGTGAACGTATCGCGCAGAAAGACGCCCGCGTTGCGTATCTGCCGCAGTCCGGCATCGTGCATTCGGGATGTTCTCTGCGTGAAGAAGCCGATCGCGCGTTCGAATACGGTTACGCGCTGCAGCGCGAGCTTGAAGCGGTCGGCGACGCGCTTCAGGCGAATCCGGCGAATCCGGCGCCGCTGCTTGAACGGCATCACGAGATTTCAACCAAATTGGAAGAATCCGGCTGGTATCGGCGCGAAGCGTTCGCCGAACAAGTGCTGCTCGGTTTGGGATTTTCCGCGAGCGATCTGGATCGGCAGGTGGAAGAATTTTCCGGCGGATGGCAGATGCGCGTCGCCCTCGCAAAAGCGCTGATGCAGGGGCCGGATATCCTGCTGCTCGACGAACCGACGAACTATCTCGATCTTGAAGCGCGCAATTGGCTCGAACAGTTTCTGCTCAATTTTAAAGGCGGATTCCTTTTGGTAAGTCACGACCGGTATTTTCTGGACGTTACGATCACGGAAGTATACGAACTGTTCAACGGCGATCTGCATCGGTATCCGGGCAATTATACGCATTACGAACAGGTGCGGCAGGTCGAACTCGAATCGCTGATTGCGAACTATAATCAGCAGCAGGAAGAAATCCGTAAACTGGAAGATTTTATCCGCCGCTTCGGTGCGAAGGCGACGAAGGCCGCTCAGGCGCAGGAACGGCAGAAAATGCTGGACAAGGTGCTCGCGCAGAAAATAGAAATACCCGAATCCCTGAAGAAAATCCGGTTTTCGTTTCCTCCGGCGCCGCATTCGGGGCGTTTGGTGCTGACGCTGGAACAGATAGGCAAGTCGTACGACGGCGTGCGCCGCGTTATAGAAAATCTGGATCTGGTGGTGGAAAACGGAGAGCGGCTCGTAGTCGCCGGGCGCAACGGGTCGGGTAAATCGACACTGCTGCGGATTTTGGCTGCGCAGGATGCCTCTTTTGCCGGGACGGTCAAAACCGGCGCGGGCGTCGCCGTCGGGTACTTTTCACAGGACAGCGCCGAAACGATCACCGGCGCGCAGTCGGTGCTCGACTACATCGAGCAGGACGCGCCGCTCGAATTGATTCCGAAGCTCCGCGACATGCTGGGCGCGTTTCTGTTCCGCGGAGATGATGTTTTTAAGTCGCTGAACGTCCTGTCCGGCGGTGAAAAAAGCCGTCTGGCGCTGCTGCGGCTGCTGCTCAGGCCGGTCAATCTGCTGATTCTCGACGAACCGACGAACCATTTGGATCTGCATTCAAAAGACGTATTGCTCGGAGCACTCAAGGATTTCGGGGGAACGGTCGTGTTCGTTTCTCACGACCGCGGATTTATCGAGTCGCTCGCGACGCGGGTGCTCGAACTGACGCCGCCGGTAAACGGTGCGCCGCCGCGCTACCGCGTGTTTCCCGGTTCGTACGCGTACTATTTGGACAGGCTCGCAGCCGAAGCGGCGGGAGCCGTACCGGGCGCAGGCGGATGCGGGGCCGGTTCTGCGGGAGTTTCTGTGCGAGGTTCGGCGCTTACCGGTTCCGCCGCCGCGTCTTCAAGCGGCAGCACTTCAATCGCCGGCGCTTCAATCGGCGACGCGGCGTCCCGTTCAAACGAATCGTCGGGTGCGCAGCGGTATGAAGAACAGAAACGGCTCAAAAACGAACGCCGTCGTCTTGAGCGCGAAGAGGAACGTCTTATGGAAGAAATTGCCGCTGCGGAAGAAGATAAAGCGGCGCTTGAAGCGCGCCTTGCCGAGCCTGCCGTATACAGCGACGCGGCGGAGTGCCGTGCCGTTCAGCAGCTGATAGAAAACGCCGGGCACCGTATTGAAGAACTCAGCGCCGCCTGGGAAGCCGTTTCCGCCCAGCTGGCGTAA
- a CDS encoding clostripain-related cysteine peptidase, producing the protein MKNNVKLGTGLYAAVIVLSILTGCVSSRQPAERFPDKAGSFTLMILMNGSDLESENGFATDDLHELMACGFNPDKLKVFVLTCGTTQWQNDRVPADVPVIWRLYGSGLEELSRYPEPISVGNPQLLSSFVNFCYETAPASRYGLIFWNHGGGPVLGFGSDQHFDDEALPLPALALALNDTPAARAPLAFIGFDACLMGSIETALLLSDYAEYMIASEELEPGSGWDYRVFKTLSDKPALPISRFGKKLVDSFIRGNAPSEDIPTGDSATLSVVDLRKIKKLADAVDDAARSLLPVTENTYPALARARYQSFGFGKGGPQESDADLIDIERFAQQLAEITPQYTQAIGAALNETVAYANATDNLKSQAAGLSVYFPFSGKEYVSEYLEIYRSLGVLPHYTAFIEAFAGVLTGEPLHAVEFFFRQDEDLRIGIEPQALDYITQLDFELWQQMEESDVPDTYWYVQLAQLPATSVDEDGIIEEPFTGTWITFEDRVVCLYSLDETDAETRYAIPALLDEEEVMIIAAYNKRFPEGIVVGAVPVDQDPFAMPAREMLPLRSGDTIQLLYRAILMPEDDRELTQEELESEQWYESEPFTVTGKPLLGTAQAEDGTYRYCFTATDLQQNTYYSDFIALTLD; encoded by the coding sequence ATGAAAAACAACGTAAAACTCGGTACGGGTTTATACGCAGCGGTCATCGTTTTATCGATACTGACCGGCTGCGTTTCAAGCCGGCAGCCTGCGGAACGTTTTCCGGATAAAGCGGGATCGTTCACCTTGATGATACTGATGAACGGTTCGGATCTTGAAAGCGAAAACGGATTCGCGACCGACGATCTGCACGAACTGATGGCGTGCGGATTCAATCCCGACAAACTGAAAGTTTTCGTGTTAACGTGCGGAACGACGCAATGGCAGAACGACCGCGTTCCGGCGGACGTTCCCGTGATATGGCGATTATACGGCAGCGGGCTTGAAGAGCTGAGCCGATACCCTGAACCGATCAGCGTCGGGAACCCGCAGTTATTGAGTTCTTTCGTAAATTTCTGTTACGAAACCGCACCCGCGTCCCGATACGGACTGATATTCTGGAATCACGGCGGCGGACCGGTACTCGGATTCGGTTCGGATCAGCATTTCGATGACGAAGCGCTGCCGCTGCCCGCGCTGGCGCTGGCGCTGAACGATACGCCCGCGGCGCGCGCACCGCTTGCGTTCATCGGGTTCGACGCGTGTCTCATGGGAAGTATTGAAACCGCGCTGCTGCTGAGCGATTACGCCGAATACATGATTGCGAGCGAAGAATTGGAACCGGGAAGCGGCTGGGATTACCGTGTGTTCAAAACGCTTTCTGACAAGCCGGCGCTTCCGATTTCCCGATTCGGCAAAAAACTGGTCGACTCGTTCATACGGGGAAACGCGCCGTCGGAAGACATCCCGACCGGCGACTCGGCGACGCTTTCGGTCGTCGATTTGCGGAAAATAAAAAAACTTGCCGATGCCGTCGACGACGCGGCGCGCAGTCTGCTGCCGGTAACCGAAAACACGTATCCGGCACTTGCACGCGCCCGCTATCAGTCGTTCGGTTTCGGAAAAGGCGGACCGCAGGAAAGCGATGCGGATCTGATCGATATAGAGCGGTTTGCTCAGCAGCTTGCGGAAATAACGCCGCAGTACACACAGGCGATCGGCGCCGCGCTCAATGAAACGGTTGCCTACGCGAATGCAACTGATAATTTGAAATCGCAAGCCGCGGGGCTGTCCGTATATTTTCCGTTTTCGGGAAAAGAGTACGTTTCGGAATATCTCGAAATATACCGGAGTCTCGGCGTACTGCCGCACTATACCGCTTTTATAGAAGCGTTTGCCGGCGTGCTTACCGGAGAGCCGCTGCACGCCGTAGAATTTTTCTTTCGGCAGGATGAAGACTTGCGTATCGGCATTGAACCGCAGGCGCTGGACTATATCACGCAGCTCGATTTTGAATTGTGGCAGCAGATGGAAGAATCGGACGTTCCCGATACGTACTGGTACGTACAGCTTGCGCAGCTGCCGGCAACGTCGGTAGACGAAGACGGGATCATCGAGGAACCGTTCACCGGTACTTGGATCACGTTTGAAGATCGAGTCGTTTGCCTGTACAGTTTGGATGAAACGGACGCCGAAACCCGATATGCGATTCCCGCGCTGCTCGACGAGGAAGAAGTGATGATTATCGCCGCATACAATAAAAGATTTCCGGAAGGCATCGTCGTCGGAGCCGTACCGGTGGATCAGGATCCGTTTGCAATGCCCGCAAGGGAGATGCTGCCGCTGCGCAGCGGAGACACGATACAGCTTTTATATCGGGCGATACTCATGCCGGAAGACGACCGGGAACTTACGCAGGAAGAACTTGAAAGCGAACAGTGGTATGAAAGCGAACCGTTCACCGTTACCGGAAAACCGCTGTTGGGAACGGCGCAGGCGGAGGACGGTACGTACCGGTACTGCTTTACCGCGACCGATTTGCAGCAGAACACGTATTATTCGGATTTTATAGCGCTCACGCTCGATTAG
- the galE gene encoding UDP-glucose 4-epimerase GalE, whose product MKVLVIGGAGYIGSHVVKELMKAGHTVTVFDNLSSGLLQNLFNENDFIAGDILYPETLDAAFARGFDAFVHLAAFKAAGESMIVPEKYSINNINGTLNILNAAVKHGCKRMVFSSSAAVFGEPQYLPINEEHPKNPENYYGFTKLEIERFMEWYDTLKGLKFAALRYFNAAGYDPDGFPCGLEQNPANLLPVIMEVACGMRSRLKVFGRDYDTRDGTCIRDYVHVSDLAVAHVKALEYIAAHDESLKVNLGSETGVTVTEMLEAARRITGKEIPADYVERRAGDPACLYATSAFAREKLNWKPLHSDVDTLVSSTWNAYKKQKGLK is encoded by the coding sequence ATGAAAGTTTTGGTAATTGGCGGGGCGGGTTACATCGGCAGTCATGTCGTAAAGGAATTGATGAAGGCCGGACATACGGTTACGGTTTTTGACAATCTGTCGTCGGGGCTGCTGCAGAATCTGTTCAATGAAAACGATTTTATTGCGGGCGACATTCTGTATCCGGAAACGCTGGACGCGGCGTTTGCCCGCGGATTCGACGCGTTCGTGCATCTGGCGGCGTTCAAAGCGGCCGGTGAATCGATGATCGTCCCTGAAAAATATTCTATTAACAACATCAACGGAACGCTTAATATCCTGAACGCCGCGGTAAAACACGGCTGCAAGCGGATGGTGTTTTCATCGTCCGCGGCGGTGTTCGGCGAACCGCAGTATCTGCCGATAAACGAAGAGCATCCCAAAAATCCCGAAAACTATTACGGGTTTACCAAACTTGAAATCGAACGTTTTATGGAATGGTACGACACGCTGAAAGGACTGAAATTCGCCGCGCTGCGCTATTTTAACGCCGCCGGATACGACCCCGACGGCTTCCCGTGCGGTCTTGAACAGAATCCCGCCAATCTGCTGCCGGTCATTATGGAAGTCGCGTGCGGTATGCGCAGCCGGCTGAAAGTGTTCGGCCGTGATTACGATACGCGCGACGGCACGTGCATTCGCGATTACGTACACGTTTCGGATCTTGCCGTTGCGCACGTAAAAGCGCTCGAATATATCGCGGCGCACGATGAAAGTCTTAAAGTGAACTTGGGCAGCGAAACCGGCGTAACCGTTACGGAAATGCTTGAAGCCGCCCGCCGTATTACCGGCAAAGAGATTCCCGCGGACTACGTCGAACGGCGTGCCGGCGATCCTGCGTGTTTGTACGCAACGTCCGCGTTCGCCCGTGAAAAACTGAATTGGAAACCCTTGCATTCCGACGTGGACACGCTCGTGTCTTCAACCTGGAATGCGTACAAAAAACAGAAAGGATTGAAATAA
- a CDS encoding M20 family metallo-hydrolase, giving the protein MASAFDRVTDFIAASRSDMIELETLLTSFPALAPENGGQGELEKVTALESWLMAHGVTRLERFDAPDSRVSSGIRPNLIATIPGADDSVRVWIMAHTDVVPVGELSLWRTDPWKVVEKDGKLYGRGVEDNQQGLVAGIFAALSLLKNGITPAHTVKLLFVADEEVGSDYGIKYLLQTQKLFKSEDIIIIPDGGDSQGATIEVAEKNLLWMRVSVHGKQTHGSRPDEGVNAALAGCDLALRLNALETVFDKRDELFEPPYSTFQPTKKEANVPNINTIPGEDVFCMDCRILPCYSLAQVRAEIGACIAAVEKKYGVTVSYTEPQAVESPATPADAPVAVKLAAAIKAVTGVSARPIGIGGGTVGAYLRNAGLNAVVWSRMDETAHQPNEYTVLDNLANDALVLAYVMMNS; this is encoded by the coding sequence ATGGCTTCAGCTTTTGACCGCGTTACCGATTTTATTGCCGCCAGCCGTTCCGATATGATCGAATTGGAAACGCTGCTCACTTCTTTTCCGGCGCTCGCACCCGAAAACGGCGGGCAGGGGGAACTTGAAAAAGTTACCGCTCTCGAATCCTGGCTCATGGCGCACGGCGTAACGCGGCTGGAACGTTTCGACGCTCCCGACTCCCGCGTGTCGAGCGGAATCCGGCCGAATCTGATCGCGACGATTCCCGGCGCGGACGATTCGGTGCGCGTATGGATTATGGCGCATACGGACGTGGTCCCGGTCGGAGAATTGAGTTTGTGGCGTACCGATCCGTGGAAAGTCGTTGAAAAAGACGGTAAACTGTACGGTCGCGGAGTCGAAGACAATCAGCAGGGCTTGGTTGCCGGAATTTTCGCCGCGCTTTCGCTGCTGAAAAACGGCATTACCCCCGCGCATACGGTAAAACTGCTGTTCGTCGCCGATGAAGAAGTCGGTTCCGACTACGGCATAAAATATCTGCTTCAAACGCAGAAGCTGTTCAAAAGCGAAGACATTATCATTATTCCCGACGGCGGCGATTCTCAGGGAGCAACGATCGAAGTTGCCGAAAAAAATCTGCTGTGGATGCGCGTGAGCGTCCACGGCAAGCAGACGCACGGAAGCCGGCCTGACGAAGGCGTAAACGCGGCGCTCGCCGGCTGCGACTTGGCGCTCCGGCTGAACGCGCTGGAAACGGTGTTCGACAAACGGGACGAACTGTTTGAACCGCCGTATTCCACGTTTCAGCCGACCAAAAAAGAAGCGAACGTGCCGAACATCAACACGATTCCCGGTGAAGACGTGTTCTGTATGGACTGCCGCATTCTGCCGTGTTATTCGCTTGCGCAAGTGCGTGCGGAAATCGGCGCGTGTATTGCCGCGGTGGAAAAAAAGTACGGCGTAACCGTTTCTTACACGGAACCGCAGGCCGTCGAGTCGCCGGCGACGCCGGCGGACGCACCGGTCGCGGTAAAACTCGCCGCAGCGATAAAAGCGGTTACCGGCGTGAGCGCGCGTCCGATCGGTATCGGAGGCGGAACGGTCGGTGCGTATTTGCGGAACGCCGGCCTGAACGCGGTCGTATGGAGCCGTATGGACGAGACCGCCCATCAGCCGAACGAATATACCGTATTGGATAATTTGGCGAACGACGCACTCGTATTGGCATATGTCATGATGAATTCCTGA
- a CDS encoding penicillin-binding protein activator LpoB: MKKMGLKSILVCAAAVSVLLTAGCASQSVERVSADTVMDLSGYWNDTDVRIVADSIVSDCVNAPAISNYIRTNNKMPVVIVGSFRNDSDEHLDTSILVKKFETALINSGKVDFVASSAERGDIRAEREEQQEWASESTAKRLANETGADFMLIGSVKTIVDQADKTSTRTYWVYAELIDIESNRKLWIGENSEIKKVIKRSSVRM, translated from the coding sequence ATGAAAAAAATGGGTTTGAAATCGATTTTGGTGTGCGCGGCGGCCGTTTCTGTCTTGCTGACCGCCGGCTGTGCGTCCCAATCGGTGGAACGGGTTTCCGCCGATACGGTAATGGATTTGAGCGGCTATTGGAACGATACCGACGTGCGGATTGTTGCCGATTCGATCGTCAGCGACTGCGTGAACGCGCCTGCGATTTCAAATTATATCCGTACCAATAACAAAATGCCGGTGGTAATCGTCGGTTCGTTCAGGAACGACAGTGACGAACATTTGGATACGTCGATCCTCGTAAAGAAATTTGAAACGGCGCTCATAAACAGCGGCAAAGTCGATTTCGTGGCGAGTTCGGCCGAACGCGGCGATATCCGCGCCGAGCGTGAAGAACAGCAGGAATGGGCGAGCGAATCGACGGCGAAACGGCTTGCGAACGAAACGGGAGCCGATTTCATGCTGATCGGATCGGTTAAGACGATCGTCGATCAGGCCGATAAAACGTCGACCCGGACTTATTGGGTGTATGCGGAATTGATCGACATCGAGTCGAACCGCAAACTCTGGATCGGTGAAAATTCGGAAATCAAGAAAGTGATTAAACGTTCTTCCGTCCGGATGTAA
- a CDS encoding LPP20 family lipoprotein: MSQVMRFVFCGLFVCFFAGCASTSVSKAAPLWVSEPDAEYSSSSYLNAVGYGSDRRSAEQDAASALAKSIRQSVVVAASASESFSGSDAAGFAEQYDYSQMVETATTLNDIPGISFKTNWTDKNGTVYVLAQLNRQETGAYYRSRIEETAAVIESELLYARRNEGTFEALAALNNAAEKALQNQEYLDILTGINSDMYRLVSLDYKSAAAVAALAAREPEKIKITVTVAGDDSGRLSAAFSEIFTSQGLKITASDPDARYRLSASVSIEKLDGFEKYEYVRYVLTASLEDTVTGKVLIPYSVNGREAHISQSEAAQRALRTVENEISNKFKPLFVTFLSGCAEF, translated from the coding sequence ATGTCTCAGGTAATGCGTTTCGTTTTTTGCGGTTTATTCGTATGCTTTTTTGCCGGCTGCGCTTCGACGTCCGTATCAAAAGCCGCTCCGCTGTGGGTAAGCGAGCCCGACGCGGAGTATTCCTCGTCGTCGTATTTGAATGCCGTCGGATACGGTTCCGACCGCCGTTCGGCCGAGCAGGACGCGGCTTCGGCTCTTGCAAAAAGCATCCGCCAAAGCGTGGTAGTCGCGGCTTCCGCTTCCGAATCTTTTTCCGGCAGCGACGCCGCGGGTTTTGCCGAGCAATATGATTATTCGCAGATGGTCGAAACGGCGACGACGCTGAACGACATCCCCGGCATTTCGTTTAAGACGAATTGGACCGACAAAAACGGAACCGTATACGTGCTCGCACAACTGAATCGCCAGGAAACGGGTGCGTATTACCGCAGCCGGATAGAAGAAACGGCGGCGGTTATAGAAAGCGAGCTGCTCTACGCCCGCCGGAACGAGGGAACCTTTGAAGCGCTTGCGGCGCTGAATAATGCTGCGGAGAAAGCGCTGCAAAATCAGGAATATCTGGATATTCTGACCGGCATAAACTCCGATATGTACCGGCTTGTTTCGCTCGATTACAAGAGTGCCGCCGCCGTTGCTGCGCTTGCGGCCCGCGAACCCGAAAAAATAAAGATAACGGTTACCGTAGCCGGAGACGATTCAGGCAGACTTTCCGCTGCGTTTTCCGAAATTTTTACTTCTCAGGGATTGAAAATCACCGCTTCCGATCCTGACGCGCGTTACCGGCTTTCCGCTTCCGTTTCGATAGAAAAACTCGACGGATTTGAAAAATACGAATACGTGCGCTACGTTCTGACGGCGTCGCTTGAAGATACCGTTACCGGTAAAGTGCTGATTCCGTATTCCGTCAATGGACGTGAGGCCCATATTTCCCAGAGTGAGGCGGCTCAACGCGCGTTGCGTACGGTTGAAAACGAGATTTCAAATAAGTTCAAACCGCTGTTCGTAACGTTTCTCTCAGGTTGTGCAGAATTCTGA